A section of the Enterococcus montenegrensis genome encodes:
- the gltB gene encoding glutamate synthase large subunit, giving the protein MYDPKFEKDACGMGFIAQKDGKPSHQLVEHALTMLERMNHRGGTGAEPDTGDGAGILMALPDRFFQKKAQEAGVTLPKKGEYAVAMLFLPKDKIQKEQMTNVLIQDILQAGYDVLWARDVPFNFYECGPGAQAVMPNFLQLFIEKPMDVKSGRAFEDQLFRLRRKIEKSYNPDELVICSMSAKTIVYKGMLHAYQVGLFYPDLKDASMETSIALTHSRFSTNTFPSWDRAQPFRFLAHNGEINTLRGAENWMHSHKIEVYNKDNSDSAKLENCLEYLYRNGRDIPHALMMMVPEAWSKEANLTKELQAFNEYNASFMAPWDGPAALCFTDGEIVGAALDRNGLRPSRYSITKDGLIVVASESGVVDLAPEDVLEKGVLGPANLFLVDTKQGKIYRNEEIRQKYATAKPYETWLKEKRIKLNEIKTPKKKSNPLSEKEIRQLWQLNGYTDEILRTVIVPMAENGEEPVISMGFDSPLAVLSEKPQSLFTYFKQQFAQVTNPPIDAIREKMVIGTELFLGRDSDIRKDQAENCSKVKIDSPILSTADFEKLLTVDQDQQKTVVQSILYPVNEDDPNSLQQALEHVFKEAETKIDNGGTIIVLSDRNRQKGEMAIPILLAVSGLHNYLVSRGKGSLASIVADTAEVCEVHHCGMLVGYGASGVHPYLAYASLLAYNLNDKVENFRKACEKGLIKVMSRMGISTVAGYHGAQLFEAVGISSTVVEQYFTGTASRIGGLSLTQIEAEYYACYQQAFGANANDYLPSGGSYQYKADGEHHLFNPKTIYNFQKAVRSGRYELYQEYAKAMNEEALATPATLRSMWEFKNVRPSVDLAEVEPAADIVKRFKVGAMSYGSLSEEAHKCLAEAMNAIGAKSNSGEGGEHRDRFKPLPDGRNFNSKIKQVASGRFGVNAEYLMSAEELQIKVAQGAKPGEGGQLPGNKVFPWVAEIRGSTPGVRLISPPPHHDIYSIEDLAQLIYDLKAINPYAKINVKLVSSTGVGTIATGVVKAGADVVVISGYDGGTGASPRNSVRDAGLPWEMGLTEAHQTLALNQLRQRVILETDGKLMTGKDIAVAALLGAEEYSFASLALVAVGCVMMRVCSLNTCPVGVATQNPALRQFFAGKPEHVINAMMFLAEDLREIMAQLGFKTIDEMIGHTEVIKPRYVAKGKAKSLDFSKMLATTAGIERKVSDPFLEKRQWPLLDDYAKAAIEAKQTVTVKENINNVKRSVGARMGGWIAERFGNYALTPGLLKYEYEGIAGQSFGAFTTQGMELKLIGEANDYVAKGLSGGRLIIVPPQKAAYDTKNSPIVGNVACFGANKGEAYFRGLAGERFCVRNSGAKVVVEGVGDNGCEYMTGGIAVILGKTGRNFAAGMSGGLAYIYDSDKSFPACCNMEMVELYPIDEQDHILKELIENHFEYTASPKAAEILANWETAKTDFIKVYPKEFHAVNDALKEFQAQGLAGDKLLHAAFEKVIGTKKEVTISVAGKERG; this is encoded by the coding sequence ATGTATGACCCCAAGTTTGAAAAAGATGCGTGTGGGATGGGCTTTATCGCACAAAAAGATGGCAAGCCCTCTCACCAATTAGTTGAACATGCCTTAACGATGTTAGAGCGAATGAATCACCGTGGTGGGACTGGTGCTGAACCAGACACTGGTGATGGTGCAGGCATTTTAATGGCTTTACCAGATCGTTTCTTTCAAAAAAAAGCCCAAGAAGCTGGAGTAACATTGCCTAAAAAAGGCGAGTACGCAGTAGCAATGTTATTTTTACCTAAGGATAAAATACAAAAAGAACAAATGACTAATGTTTTAATACAGGACATTTTACAAGCGGGGTATGATGTTTTGTGGGCGCGGGATGTACCCTTTAACTTTTATGAATGTGGCCCTGGCGCTCAAGCTGTTATGCCGAATTTTTTACAATTATTTATTGAAAAACCGATGGATGTGAAAAGTGGCCGCGCTTTTGAAGACCAATTATTTCGTTTGCGCCGGAAAATTGAAAAATCATACAATCCAGATGAGCTGGTCATTTGTAGTATGTCTGCCAAAACAATTGTTTATAAAGGGATGTTACATGCTTACCAAGTAGGCCTTTTTTACCCAGATTTAAAAGATGCGTCAATGGAGACGAGCATTGCCTTGACTCATTCTCGTTTTTCTACCAACACATTTCCAAGTTGGGACCGCGCACAGCCTTTTCGTTTTTTGGCCCACAATGGGGAAATCAACACACTTCGAGGTGCGGAAAATTGGATGCATAGCCATAAAATTGAAGTCTACAACAAAGACAATTCAGATTCGGCAAAACTAGAGAACTGTTTAGAGTATTTGTATCGTAACGGCCGCGATATTCCCCATGCATTAATGATGATGGTACCAGAAGCCTGGTCAAAAGAAGCCAATTTAACCAAGGAACTACAAGCCTTTAATGAATATAATGCGAGCTTTATGGCGCCTTGGGATGGACCGGCTGCATTATGTTTTACCGATGGTGAAATTGTTGGGGCAGCTTTAGATCGAAATGGATTACGGCCTTCTCGTTACTCTATTACAAAAGATGGGTTAATTGTGGTTGCTTCAGAATCCGGGGTAGTCGATTTAGCCCCAGAAGATGTACTTGAAAAAGGTGTTTTAGGACCGGCTAATCTGTTTTTAGTCGATACAAAACAAGGAAAAATTTATCGTAACGAAGAAATTCGTCAAAAATATGCTACGGCTAAGCCTTATGAAACATGGCTAAAAGAAAAGCGAATCAAATTAAACGAAATAAAAACACCAAAGAAAAAAAGCAACCCCTTGTCAGAAAAAGAAATCCGACAATTGTGGCAACTCAATGGGTATACTGATGAAATTTTACGTACCGTCATTGTACCAATGGCTGAAAACGGAGAAGAACCTGTTATTTCGATGGGATTTGACTCACCGCTAGCAGTTTTAAGTGAAAAACCACAATCTTTATTCACATACTTCAAACAACAATTTGCCCAAGTGACCAATCCGCCCATTGATGCTATTCGTGAAAAAATGGTAATTGGGACAGAACTTTTCCTCGGTAGAGATAGCGATATTCGCAAAGATCAGGCTGAAAATTGTAGTAAAGTAAAAATTGACAGTCCAATTTTAAGTACAGCAGACTTTGAAAAGTTATTAACGGTCGATCAAGATCAACAAAAAACCGTGGTTCAATCTATTTTGTATCCAGTAAATGAAGATGATCCCAACAGTTTGCAGCAAGCTTTAGAACATGTCTTTAAAGAAGCGGAAACAAAAATCGATAATGGCGGAACGATTATCGTTTTAAGTGATCGCAACCGCCAAAAAGGGGAAATGGCAATCCCAATTTTATTAGCAGTTTCTGGGTTGCATAACTATTTAGTTTCTCGTGGAAAAGGATCACTGGCTTCAATTGTGGCTGATACTGCTGAGGTTTGTGAAGTACATCACTGTGGCATGTTAGTCGGTTATGGTGCTAGTGGTGTACATCCTTATTTAGCCTATGCTTCTTTACTAGCTTATAATTTAAATGATAAAGTGGAAAATTTTCGCAAGGCTTGTGAAAAAGGTCTCATTAAAGTGATGTCGCGGATGGGTATTTCCACTGTCGCAGGCTATCACGGGGCACAGTTATTTGAAGCAGTAGGAATTTCCAGTACAGTAGTAGAACAATATTTTACTGGTACGGCTAGCCGGATTGGCGGCTTAAGTTTGACCCAAATTGAAGCAGAATATTATGCTTGTTATCAACAAGCTTTTGGTGCTAATGCCAATGATTATTTACCTTCTGGTGGTAGTTATCAGTACAAAGCTGATGGCGAACATCACTTGTTTAATCCCAAAACGATTTATAATTTCCAAAAAGCAGTTCGTAGTGGGCGTTATGAACTCTATCAAGAATACGCCAAAGCTATGAATGAAGAAGCATTAGCAACACCTGCGACTTTGCGTTCGATGTGGGAGTTTAAAAATGTCCGACCGTCAGTAGACTTGGCTGAAGTGGAACCAGCTGCTGATATCGTGAAGCGATTTAAAGTTGGTGCTATGTCCTATGGTTCTTTAAGTGAAGAAGCCCATAAATGTTTAGCAGAAGCTATGAACGCTATTGGTGCGAAATCTAATAGCGGTGAAGGTGGCGAACATCGCGATCGTTTCAAACCACTACCAGATGGACGAAACTTTAATAGTAAAATTAAACAAGTCGCCTCTGGCCGTTTTGGTGTGAACGCCGAATACTTAATGAGCGCTGAAGAATTACAGATTAAAGTGGCACAAGGGGCTAAACCCGGCGAAGGCGGACAATTGCCAGGCAATAAAGTTTTTCCTTGGGTTGCAGAAATTCGCGGTTCTACTCCAGGGGTTAGGCTCATTTCACCACCACCGCATCACGATATTTATTCCATTGAAGATTTGGCGCAATTAATTTATGACTTAAAAGCGATTAATCCTTACGCCAAAATCAATGTTAAGCTGGTCTCTTCGACTGGTGTGGGTACTATTGCAACCGGAGTAGTAAAGGCTGGAGCAGATGTTGTGGTAATCTCTGGCTATGACGGCGGAACCGGCGCATCTCCTAGAAACTCAGTGCGAGATGCTGGTCTGCCTTGGGAAATGGGTTTAACTGAAGCCCATCAAACATTGGCGCTAAATCAGTTGCGCCAACGGGTTATTTTAGAAACTGATGGCAAACTTATGACAGGAAAAGACATTGCCGTTGCCGCCTTATTAGGAGCAGAAGAATACAGTTTTGCTTCTTTAGCATTAGTGGCAGTTGGCTGTGTCATGATGCGGGTATGTAGTTTAAATACCTGTCCTGTCGGTGTCGCCACCCAAAATCCTGCCCTCCGACAATTCTTTGCGGGCAAACCTGAACACGTGATAAATGCAATGATGTTCTTAGCCGAAGATTTACGGGAGATTATGGCGCAATTAGGTTTTAAAACGATTGATGAAATGATAGGTCACACCGAAGTGATTAAACCGCGTTATGTAGCAAAAGGTAAAGCAAAATCCCTTGATTTTTCTAAAATGTTAGCTACAACTGCCGGTATTGAACGAAAAGTAAGTGATCCTTTCTTGGAAAAACGGCAATGGCCATTGCTAGATGATTATGCTAAAGCGGCAATTGAAGCCAAACAAACCGTAACAGTAAAAGAAAATATCAACAATGTGAAACGCTCTGTGGGCGCACGCATGGGAGGCTGGATTGCTGAACGTTTTGGCAATTACGCCTTAACGCCAGGTTTATTGAAATACGAGTACGAAGGAATTGCTGGTCAAAGTTTTGGTGCCTTTACAACCCAAGGGATGGAGTTAAAATTAATCGGAGAAGCTAACGACTACGTAGCAAAAGGATTAAGTGGTGGACGCTTGATTATTGTTCCTCCCCAAAAAGCAGCATATGATACAAAAAATTCACCAATTGTTGGAAACGTTGCGTGTTTTGGCGCTAATAAAGGAGAAGCTTATTTCCGTGGTTTAGCGGGCGAACGTTTTTGTGTCCGCAATAGCGGTGCCAAAGTAGTAGTTGAAGGTGTAGGTGATAATGGCTGTGAGTATATGACTGGTGGTATTGCAGTTATTCTAGGAAAAACTGGTCGTAACTTTGCTGCGGGTATGTCAGGTGGCTTAGCTTACATTTACGATTCAGATAAGAGTTTTCCTGCTTGCTGCAATATGGAAATGGTAGAGCTGTATCCAATTGACGAACAAGACCATATCTTAAAAGAATTGATTGAAAATCATTTTGAATATACTGCTTCACCAAAAGCAGCCGAAATTTTAGCAAATTGGGAAACAGCAAAAACAGATTTCATTAAAGTTTATCCAAAGGAATTTCACGCTGTCAACGATGCCTTAAAAGAATTTCAAGCACAAGGACTGGCAGGCGATAAATTGCTACATGCCGCTTTTGAAAAAGTAATCGGCACAAAAAAAGAAGTAACAATTTCAGTTGCAGGAAAGGAGCGTGGCTAA
- a CDS encoding aminopeptidase: MTDFNTNLAKYAELIVAVGVNVSKGHTVVLQISVDQAPLARLITQKAYALGAAEVLVQWTDDQIQREFLLHADEERLENIPAYKVEQTEDWLKKGASRISVVSSDPGALAGVDANRVATYQAASGKAMMGLRKATQANKVSWTVVAAAGKEWAQKVFPELEAEKAQAKLWDEIFKTTRIDTKDPIAAWKKHDETLRNKAEELNKEQFSALHYTAPGTDLIIGLPENHLWEGAGSFNARGEEFMANMPTEEVFTAPDFRRIDGVISSTKPLSYAGSIISGMKFTFKDGKVVDFSAEEGQEVLAKLLATDEGAKSLGEVALVPDPSPISQSGIIFFNTLFDENASNHLALGSAYAFSLQGGTEMSEEELAAHGLNRSQTHVDFMVGSDKMNIDGIKKDGSKVPIFRNGDWA; the protein is encoded by the coding sequence ATGACAGATTTTAATACCAATTTAGCAAAATACGCTGAGCTAATTGTGGCAGTGGGCGTGAATGTTTCAAAAGGCCATACCGTCGTTTTACAAATTAGTGTCGACCAAGCGCCTTTAGCTCGCCTAATCACGCAAAAAGCTTACGCGTTAGGTGCAGCAGAAGTTTTAGTCCAGTGGACAGATGATCAAATTCAACGGGAATTCTTACTTCATGCTGATGAAGAACGTTTAGAAAATATTCCTGCTTATAAAGTCGAGCAAACAGAAGACTGGCTAAAAAAAGGAGCAAGCCGCATTAGTGTTGTTTCTTCTGATCCAGGGGCATTAGCTGGTGTCGACGCCAATCGCGTAGCAACTTATCAAGCTGCTAGTGGCAAAGCAATGATGGGCCTACGAAAAGCAACACAAGCCAATAAAGTTAGTTGGACAGTTGTCGCAGCCGCTGGAAAAGAATGGGCGCAAAAAGTCTTTCCTGAACTTGAAGCTGAAAAAGCGCAAGCAAAATTGTGGGATGAAATCTTTAAAACAACGCGAATTGATACAAAAGATCCCATTGCTGCTTGGAAAAAACACGATGAAACATTACGCAATAAAGCAGAAGAACTAAACAAAGAGCAATTTTCTGCCCTGCATTATACAGCCCCTGGTACGGATCTAATTATCGGTCTGCCAGAAAATCACCTTTGGGAAGGTGCAGGTAGCTTTAACGCTCGTGGAGAAGAATTTATGGCCAACATGCCGACTGAGGAAGTTTTCACTGCCCCAGATTTCCGCCGTATTGACGGTGTAATCTCCAGTACGAAACCATTAAGTTACGCTGGTTCAATTATTTCTGGGATGAAATTCACCTTTAAAGATGGGAAAGTCGTTGATTTTTCCGCTGAAGAAGGTCAAGAAGTTTTAGCTAAATTACTAGCTACCGATGAAGGGGCTAAAAGTTTAGGGGAAGTTGCATTAGTGCCGGATCCATCGCCGATTTCACAATCGGGTATTATTTTCTTCAATACACTTTTTGATGAAAATGCCTCCAACCACTTAGCCTTGGGCTCGGCTTATGCCTTTAGTTTACAGGGCGGAACTGAAATGAGCGAAGAGGAATTAGCAGCTCATGGTTTAAATCGTAGTCAAACTCACGTAGATTTTATGGTGGGCTCTGATAAAATGAATATCGACGGGATAAAAAAAGACGGCAGCAAAGTTCCTATTTTCCGCAATGGTGACTGGGCTTAA
- a CDS encoding metal-dependent transcriptional regulator, whose translation MTPNREDYLKLILELGGDEEKISNKQIVAGLSVSPASVSEMLSKLVKEGLVEHTAYQGVQLTETGKKSASDLVRKHRLWEVFLVEHLHYSWNEVHDDAEVLEHVTSSKLAKRLEDYLNHPPYCPHGGQIPAENALVTEKKRQTLADFPVGTKIKIARVLDERELLDYLVSIDLAIHEEYTITAIAPYEGPITIANKEKNMAVSYKAANTIFVDKL comes from the coding sequence GTGACACCTAATCGTGAAGATTATTTAAAATTAATTTTAGAACTTGGTGGCGACGAAGAAAAAATCAGCAATAAGCAGATTGTCGCCGGACTAAGTGTTTCACCTGCTTCTGTTAGCGAAATGCTATCTAAGCTGGTAAAAGAAGGTTTAGTCGAACATACAGCCTACCAAGGTGTGCAATTGACTGAAACTGGTAAAAAAAGTGCGAGTGATTTAGTCCGTAAACATCGCTTATGGGAAGTTTTTCTCGTGGAACACCTCCACTACTCTTGGAATGAGGTCCATGATGATGCCGAAGTTTTAGAGCACGTTACATCTAGCAAATTAGCCAAACGTTTAGAAGATTATTTAAACCATCCGCCATATTGCCCCCACGGAGGACAAATTCCGGCTGAAAACGCCTTGGTTACAGAGAAAAAACGGCAAACATTAGCAGATTTTCCAGTCGGGACAAAAATTAAAATCGCTCGAGTATTAGACGAGCGAGAGTTGCTGGATTATCTCGTTAGTATTGACTTAGCCATCCACGAAGAATACACCATTACTGCTATTGCGCCTTATGAAGGTCCAATCACAATTGCCAATAAAGAAAAAAATATGGCGGTCAGTTATAAAGCTGCCAACACGATTTTTGTCGATAAATTGTAA
- the zwf gene encoding glucose-6-phosphate dehydrogenase has translation MTENTNVLFTIFGATGDLAKRKLYPSLFRLYKKGELSECFAVIGTARRPWSDAHYHEVVKESIASLEPTKEEADKFASHFYYQSHDVSDTSHYSVLKELTDTLNEKYQLGGNRLYYLAMSPRFFGTIVTQLKTSGMLATDGYHRVIIEKPFGSDFTSANDLNNEINEVFAEKDIYRIDHYLGKEMVQNISAIRFANNLFESMWNQRYIDNVQISLAENLGVEDRGGYYDQSGALKDMVQNHILQVLSLLAMEPPVAFTEEAIRSEKIKALNAVRLYSEEEVYTNFIRGQYTTGKLGDKEFIDYRHEPNVAKDSTTETFVAGKFLIDNFRWSGVPFYVRTGKRLTEKGTRINIVFKQVPINVFRSSTTEVNTQSELPPNVLTIYIQPTEGFSMTLNGKEIGQGYSTKPVKLDYRNTAEMVENSPEAYERLIFDALNGDSTNFTHWDEVAQSWRIVDRIRAAWDKQKPDFPNYAAGTMGPQAAFDLLAKDGFTWIWQPDEWYKERNLLD, from the coding sequence ATGACTGAAAATACTAATGTATTGTTTACCATCTTCGGTGCTACCGGAGACCTTGCCAAACGAAAGCTTTACCCATCTTTATTCCGCTTGTATAAAAAAGGAGAGTTAAGCGAATGCTTTGCAGTAATTGGCACTGCCCGCAGACCTTGGAGTGATGCACATTATCATGAAGTCGTTAAAGAGTCTATTGCTTCTTTAGAACCAACAAAAGAAGAAGCAGACAAATTTGCTAGTCATTTTTATTATCAGTCTCACGATGTTTCTGATACTAGTCACTATTCGGTTTTAAAAGAATTGACAGATACTTTAAATGAAAAATATCAACTTGGCGGCAATCGCTTATACTATCTGGCTATGTCTCCCCGCTTTTTTGGGACTATCGTTACCCAATTAAAGACAAGTGGTATGTTAGCTACCGATGGCTACCATCGCGTTATCATTGAAAAACCATTTGGTTCTGACTTTACTTCTGCCAATGATTTGAATAATGAAATTAATGAAGTTTTTGCCGAAAAAGATATTTATCGAATTGATCACTATTTAGGTAAAGAAATGGTACAAAATATCTCAGCTATTCGTTTTGCCAACAATTTGTTTGAATCTATGTGGAATCAACGCTACATTGACAATGTTCAAATTAGTTTAGCAGAAAATTTAGGTGTTGAAGATCGCGGCGGCTACTACGATCAAAGTGGGGCATTAAAAGATATGGTACAAAACCACATCCTGCAAGTTTTATCTTTACTTGCGATGGAGCCACCGGTAGCTTTCACAGAAGAAGCAATCCGCAGCGAAAAAATAAAGGCCTTAAATGCCGTACGCCTTTATTCAGAAGAAGAAGTTTATACAAATTTCATCAGAGGACAATACACAACGGGTAAACTTGGGGATAAAGAATTTATCGATTATCGTCATGAGCCAAATGTCGCAAAAGATTCTACTACCGAAACTTTTGTTGCAGGCAAATTTTTAATTGATAACTTCCGTTGGTCTGGAGTACCTTTTTATGTCCGTACGGGTAAACGCCTAACGGAAAAAGGCACACGGATTAATATCGTCTTTAAACAAGTACCAATTAATGTCTTTCGTTCTAGCACGACTGAAGTTAATACCCAAAGCGAATTACCGCCAAATGTTTTGACAATTTATATTCAACCAACAGAAGGTTTTAGTATGACGTTGAATGGAAAAGAAATCGGTCAAGGTTATTCTACAAAACCCGTAAAATTGGACTACCGCAATACTGCTGAAATGGTAGAAAACTCACCAGAAGCTTACGAACGTTTGATCTTTGACGCTTTAAATGGCGATAGTACCAATTTTACCCATTGGGATGAAGTGGCACAATCTTGGCGCATCGTGGACCGCATTCGCGCTGCTTGGGATAAACAAAAACCTGATTTTCCTAATTATGCAGCTGGTACAATGGGGCCACAAGCTGCTTTTGATTTACTGGCAAAAGACGGTTTTACATGGATCTGGCAACCAGATGAATGGTATAAAGAACGGAATTTATTAGACTAA
- a CDS encoding glutamate synthase subunit beta, with protein sequence MADPFGFLKYQRQDNPFRPVSERTTDWYELQEPLAEKQRTEQAARCMNCGIPFCHSGTFYGTQKVASGCPNDNLIPEWNDLLYQGRFKAAFERLAKTNPLPEMTGRVCPAPCEKGCTESLNGDGVTIHDNERFIIDKAFEEGWVKESGLFVTRTKFKVAIVGSGPAGLAAAWRLNQLGHNVTIYERSDRFGGLLMYGIPNMKLDKDIVMRRINLMQELGVKFIANTEIGVDITAADLEKKYDRVILATGASVPRDLNVTGRHFQGIQFAVDYLTEATKDVLKHGKDATSKKLAGKHVVVIGGGDTGNDCIAVAIRQGAASVKQLEITPALPTQRASDNPWPEYPLTGKIGYGQEEALQTFGETITTYSTSTTGFIGAERGQVIGVETVAVDQNFQPIPETNQVVRADLVLLAMGFLGAEKSLLEQFSVAEVYDDYTTNNERVLVAGDAKRGPSLVIWAIFEGRKTAEKVDEALRALVYQ encoded by the coding sequence TTGGCAGATCCATTTGGTTTTTTAAAATATCAACGTCAAGATAATCCTTTTCGCCCCGTATCAGAGCGAACTACCGACTGGTATGAACTGCAAGAACCGCTTGCTGAGAAACAAAGAACAGAGCAAGCAGCCCGCTGTATGAATTGCGGTATTCCTTTTTGTCATTCAGGAACATTTTACGGTACACAAAAAGTTGCCTCTGGTTGTCCCAATGATAACTTAATTCCAGAGTGGAATGATCTCCTTTACCAAGGGCGATTTAAGGCAGCTTTTGAACGTCTTGCCAAAACTAATCCACTACCGGAAATGACCGGTCGCGTTTGTCCAGCTCCATGTGAAAAAGGGTGCACAGAATCATTAAATGGTGATGGTGTAACGATTCATGATAATGAACGTTTTATTATTGATAAAGCCTTTGAAGAAGGCTGGGTAAAAGAAAGTGGTCTCTTTGTTACACGTACAAAATTTAAGGTTGCCATTGTTGGCAGTGGTCCGGCTGGGTTAGCGGCGGCTTGGCGTTTAAACCAATTGGGACATAATGTAACGATTTATGAACGTAGTGATCGTTTTGGTGGTTTATTGATGTATGGCATTCCGAATATGAAATTAGACAAAGATATCGTTATGCGCCGCATTAATCTGATGCAAGAGCTAGGAGTTAAATTTATTGCAAATACCGAGATTGGGGTAGATATTACCGCTGCTGATTTAGAAAAAAAATACGATCGCGTGATTTTAGCGACAGGAGCCAGTGTGCCGCGAGACTTAAATGTAACTGGACGACATTTTCAAGGAATTCAATTTGCAGTAGATTATTTAACCGAAGCGACCAAGGATGTTTTAAAGCATGGCAAAGATGCGACCAGCAAAAAATTAGCTGGAAAACATGTGGTGGTGATTGGTGGTGGTGATACCGGAAATGATTGTATTGCTGTAGCCATTCGACAAGGAGCCGCTTCTGTCAAACAATTAGAAATCACACCGGCATTGCCAACACAACGTGCAAGCGATAACCCGTGGCCAGAATACCCATTAACTGGAAAAATCGGCTACGGTCAAGAAGAAGCCCTGCAAACTTTTGGGGAAACAATTACGACTTATAGCACTTCGACTACAGGTTTTATTGGCGCTGAAAGAGGACAAGTGATTGGGGTTGAAACAGTTGCTGTTGATCAAAACTTCCAGCCAATTCCTGAAACCAATCAAGTAGTTCGAGCAGATTTGGTTTTACTTGCGATGGGCTTTTTAGGGGCAGAAAAAAGTTTATTGGAACAGTTTTCAGTTGCTGAAGTTTACGATGATTATACGACAAATAACGAACGTGTTTTAGTAGCCGGGGATGCAAAACGTGGGCCAAGTTTAGTTATTTGGGCGATTTTTGAAGGCCGTAAAACAGCGGAAAAAGTTGATGAAGCTTTGCGCGCATTAGTTTACCAGTAA